A genome region from Panicum virgatum strain AP13 chromosome 4K, P.virgatum_v5, whole genome shotgun sequence includes the following:
- the LOC120704759 gene encoding uncharacterized protein LOC120704759, with translation MAMADHEAVAFSSGASLLVWDCGSALYDSYELAAFTRQLDAAVLACGRSLSMPHLPSAAPPPPPPPDDAQLQGAGRRRRRRRLPALLRRLFSKLLRLRLPAPGAGRGAAYRTGDDGAGGSPWSGALTSIPEEQSSSSAEMGSSPVEPGTRALRKTQSERFVGSKTASSVVQFEVVL, from the coding sequence ATGGCGATGGCCGATCACGAGGCGGTGGCCTTCAGCAGCGGCGCCTCGCTCCTGGTCTGGGACTGCGGCAGCGCGCTCTACGACTCCTACGAGCTCGCCGCCTTCACGCGCCAGCTCGACGCCGCTGTGCTCGCCTGCGGCCGGTCGCTCTCCATGCCGCACCTCCCGtccgcagcaccgccgccgccgccgccgccggacgacGCCCAGCtgcagggggccggccggcgccggaggaggcggcgcctgCCCGCGCTGCTCCGGAGGCTGTTCTCCAAgttgctgcggctgcggctgccggcacccggcgcggggcggggcgcggccTACCGGACGGGGGATGACGGAGCCGGCGGGTCGCCGTGGTCCGGCGCCCTGACGTCCATCCCGGAGGAGCAGAGCTCCAGCAGCGCTGAGATGGGGTCGTCCCCAGTGGAGCCCGGCACGAGAGCGCTGCGGAAGACGCAGTCGGAGCGCTTCGTCGGCAGCAAGACGGCGTCGTCGGTGGTGCAATTCGAGGTCGTCTTGTAG
- the LOC120704740 gene encoding F-box/LRR-repeat protein 14-like, translated as MDDIPESLLAEIVKRLTSPCDLKSLSLVSKRLYAVEGELRDAIYIGCSVSPVTVALVSLCSRFPNLCKVEFNYSGWTHNHGMQLNNHGLQVFSSCCPSLTDLTLSFCSYIDDSGLGFLASFKKLMSVRLNTLPAITSFGLLSVAVGCKNLSALHLIACKKVGTVEWLEYLGKVGSLEELVVKHCQMISQFDLLKFGSGWMTLWKFEFQVKGLLNVFDPRDPSCMAHYQYRYDFSCGSLEDLTLARVTTEKEIGLRCLLRKCKALKNLSLHYVLGLHDNDIITLSQNCNNLTSISLRLTPQFNEGSVFRTSLTDDSLKALALRCRMLQSFELIFWACDRHWPEIGFTQEGLVMLIQSCPIRDLVLSGAHIFDDEGMKAVSSAQFLESLELMHCVGVTDAGMRLLSCCPCLINLTLRQCDGFTDSGVTEVALARNLESLVIEGCSRVSQNAVQGAAKSVHYKEDYPGLFNLGRV; from the coding sequence ATGGACGACATCCCGGAGTCCCTGCTTGCAGAGATTGTCAAGCGGCTTACCAGCCCATGTGATCTTAAATCTCTTTCTCTTGTGTCAAAGAGGCTCTATGCTGTTGAGGGAGAGCTAAGAGATGCTATTTACATTGGCTGCAGCGTTAGCCCTGTGACAGTGGCCTTGGTATCACTGTGCTCCCGTTTCCCCAATTTGTGCAAAGTGGAATTCAATTACTCTGGTTGGACTCACAACCATGGGATGCAGTTGAACAACCATGGCCTCCAGGTGTTTTCATCTTGCTGCCCCTCACTGACTGATCTCACGTTAAGCTTCTGCTCATACATTGATGACTCAGGCCTTGGTTTTTtagcatccttcaagaagctgATGTCTGTCAGGTTGAACACACTACCAGCAATAACTTCATTCGGGCTTCTCTCGGTGGCTGTTGGATGCAAGAATCTATCTGCTCTCCACCTTATTGCCTGCAAAAAAGTTGGTACTGTGGAGTGGCTGGAGTACCTTGGCAAGGTTGGATCATTGGAAGAACTTGTAGTGAAGCACTGTCAGATGATCAGCCAGTTTGACCTACTAAAGTTTGGTTCAGGATGGATGACGCTCTGGAAGTTTGAGTTTCAGGTCAAAGGTTTGCTCAACGTATTTGATCCTCGTGATCCTTCATGCATGGCACACTATCAGTATAGATATGATTTCAGCTGTGGTAGTTTGGAGGATTTGACTTTGGCACGGGTCACAACTGAGAAGGAAATAGGACTTCGTTGTCTCCTGAGGAAGTGCAAAGCATTAAAGAACTTGAGCCTTCATTATGTTCTTGGTCTACATGACAATGACATAATTACACTCTCGCAGAACTGCAACAACCTTACTAGCATCTCACTTCGGCTGACACCTCAGTTCAATGAAGGTAGTGTTTTCAGGACATCATTGACTGATGACAGCCTTAAGGCTCTAGCCCTCAGGTGCCGTATGCTTCAGTCTTTTGAGCTTATATTTTGGGCATGTGATCGCCACTGGCCAGAAATAGGATTCACACAGGAGGGCCTTGTGATGCTCATTCAGTCTTGTCCAATTCGTGATCTTGTGCTTAGTGGTGCTCACATCTTTGATGACGAGGGAATGAAGGCAGTCTCATCTGCACAATTCCTAGAATCACTCGAACTTATGCATTGTGTGGGAGTAACTGATGCGGGGATGCGCCTTCTCTCCTGTTGCCCATGTTTGATTAACCTCACATTGAGGCAGTGTGATGGTTTCACTGATTCTGGAGTGACTGAGGTGGCACTTGCACGGAATCTGGAATCCCTGGTTATTGAAGGCTGCTCTCGGGTTTCTCAAAACGCAGTGCAGGGGGCTGCAAAATCAGTTCACTACAAAGAGGATTACCCAGGCTTGTTCAATCTAGGCAGGGTGTGA